In Streptantibioticus cattleyicolor NRRL 8057 = DSM 46488, a genomic segment contains:
- the hmgA gene encoding homogentisate 1,2-dioxygenase, producing MSRTRQGGGDGPEATRKTAAGLEYSSGFGNEHVSEAVPGALPVGRNSPQRPPLGLYAEQLSGSAFTEPRHHNRRSWLYRIRPSAAHPPFRRIDNKLLRSAPFTETEPDPNRLRWSPPPAPEGPTDFVDGLVTVGGNGDVLQRTGIGIHWYVANRSMTRRVFGDSDGELLIVPQHGGLLLRTELGLLAAGPGEVALIPRGVRFRVELLEAEARGYVCENYGQPFRLPDLGPIGANGLANPRDFLAPTAAYEDVEEQVEVVNKFGGNLWAADYDHSPLDVVAWHGNHVPYVYDLRRFNVLGTISYDHPDPSIFTVLTSPSNTPGLAGADFVVFAPRWLVGEDTFRPPYFHRNVMSEFMGLIEGAYDAKAEGFVPGGASLHNMMSAHGPDRETFDRASAAELKPHKVDDGLAFMFETRWPVVPTAQALAAPFRQPEYDAVWQGLERHFDR from the coding sequence ATGAGCAGGACGCGACAGGGCGGCGGCGACGGGCCGGAGGCGACGCGCAAGACCGCCGCCGGCCTGGAGTACTCCTCCGGATTCGGCAACGAGCACGTGAGCGAGGCGGTACCCGGCGCGCTGCCGGTCGGCCGCAACTCCCCGCAGCGCCCGCCCCTCGGCCTCTACGCCGAGCAGCTCTCCGGCAGCGCCTTCACCGAGCCCCGGCACCACAACCGGCGCTCCTGGCTCTACCGGATCCGCCCCTCCGCCGCCCACCCGCCGTTCCGCCGGATCGACAACAAGCTGCTGCGCAGCGCCCCCTTCACCGAGACCGAGCCCGACCCCAACCGGCTGCGCTGGAGCCCGCCGCCGGCCCCCGAGGGCCCCACCGACTTCGTGGACGGCCTGGTGACCGTGGGCGGCAACGGCGACGTGCTGCAACGCACCGGCATCGGCATCCACTGGTACGTCGCCAACCGCTCGATGACCCGCCGGGTCTTCGGCGACTCCGACGGCGAGCTGCTGATCGTCCCCCAGCACGGCGGGCTGCTGCTCCGCACCGAACTGGGGCTGCTGGCCGCCGGGCCCGGCGAGGTGGCGCTGATCCCGCGCGGGGTGCGGTTCCGGGTGGAGCTGCTGGAGGCCGAGGCGCGCGGCTACGTCTGCGAGAACTACGGCCAGCCCTTCCGCCTGCCCGACCTCGGCCCGATCGGCGCCAACGGGCTCGCCAACCCCCGTGACTTCCTCGCCCCGACCGCGGCCTACGAGGACGTCGAGGAGCAGGTGGAGGTGGTCAACAAGTTCGGCGGCAACCTGTGGGCGGCCGACTACGACCACTCGCCGCTGGACGTGGTGGCCTGGCACGGCAACCACGTGCCGTACGTGTACGACCTGCGCCGCTTCAACGTGCTGGGCACCATCTCCTACGACCACCCGGATCCGTCGATCTTCACCGTGCTCACCTCGCCGTCGAACACCCCGGGGCTGGCCGGCGCCGACTTCGTGGTCTTCGCCCCGCGCTGGCTGGTCGGCGAGGACACCTTCCGGCCGCCGTACTTCCACCGCAACGTGATGAGCGAGTTCATGGGGCTGATCGAGGGCGCCTACGACGCCAAGGCCGAGGGGTTCGTGCCCGGTGGCGCCTCGCTGCACAACATGATGTCGGCGCACGGCCCGGACCGGGAGACCTTCGACCGGGCCAGCGCCGCCGAGTTGAAGCCGCACAAGGTGGACGACGGGCTGGCCTTCATGTTCGAGACCCGGTGGCCGGTGGTGCCCACCGCGCAGGCGCTGGCCGCACCGTTCCGGCAGCCGGAGTACGACGCGGTGTGGCAGGGTCTGGAGCGGCACTTCGACCGCTGA
- a CDS encoding GntR family transcriptional regulator, producing the protein MSLKITIDPGSATAPFEQLREQVADQARSGALPVGYRMPTVRGLAAELGLAANTVAKAYRALEADGVIETHGRNGTLIAPAGDTAAREAALAAAGYAQRARRLGLDQQAALAAVHEALRAAYDD; encoded by the coding sequence GTGAGCCTGAAGATCACCATCGACCCCGGGTCGGCCACCGCCCCCTTCGAGCAACTGCGTGAGCAGGTCGCCGACCAGGCCAGGAGCGGTGCGCTGCCGGTGGGGTACCGGATGCCGACGGTGCGCGGCCTCGCCGCCGAACTGGGGCTGGCGGCCAACACGGTGGCCAAGGCGTACCGGGCGCTGGAGGCGGACGGCGTGATCGAGACCCACGGTCGCAACGGCACGCTGATCGCCCCGGCCGGTGACACCGCCGCCCGCGAGGCCGCGCTCGCCGCCGCCGGTTACGCCCAGCGCGCCCGCCGGCTCGGCCTGGACCAGCAGGCCGCGCTCGCCGCCGTCCACGAGGCGCTGCGCGCCGCCTACGACGACTGA
- a CDS encoding SGNH/GDSL hydrolase family protein has protein sequence MRLPRIVAAASAFLLACCFALFQTGTAGAAGPGYVALGDSYSAGVGAGSYIGSSGSCSRSTKAYPYLWAAAHAPSSFAFAACGGAKTGDVLKSQLSSLTPTTGLVSITIGGNDAGFSDVMTTCVTGSDSTCVNRIDQARAYAQNTLPALLDNVYSAISAKSPAAHVVVLGYPRFYQIDGDCLLGLSDTKRQAIDDAADLLDGVIAKRAADHGFTFGDVRAAFAPHEICSSGVWWLHSLTYPVSESYHPTAAGQSGGYLPVFTAAAG, from the coding sequence ATGAGATTGCCCCGAATTGTCGCCGCCGCGTCCGCGTTCCTTCTCGCCTGCTGCTTCGCCCTGTTCCAGACGGGCACCGCGGGCGCGGCGGGGCCCGGTTACGTCGCTCTCGGCGACTCCTACTCGGCAGGCGTCGGCGCCGGCAGCTACATCGGCTCCAGCGGCAGCTGTTCGCGCAGCACGAAGGCGTACCCCTACCTGTGGGCGGCGGCGCACGCCCCCTCGTCCTTCGCGTTCGCCGCGTGCGGCGGTGCCAAGACCGGCGACGTCCTGAAGAGCCAGCTCTCCTCGCTCACCCCCACCACCGGCCTGGTCAGCATCACCATCGGCGGCAACGACGCCGGCTTCTCCGACGTGATGACCACCTGCGTCACCGGCTCCGACAGCACCTGCGTCAACCGCATCGACCAGGCACGCGCATACGCCCAGAACACCCTGCCCGCACTGCTCGACAACGTCTACTCGGCGATCAGCGCCAAGTCCCCCGCCGCCCACGTCGTCGTCCTCGGCTACCCGCGCTTCTACCAGATCGACGGCGACTGCCTGCTGGGCCTGAGCGACACCAAGCGGCAGGCCATCGACGACGCCGCCGACCTGCTCGACGGGGTCATCGCCAAGCGCGCCGCCGACCACGGCTTCACCTTCGGCGACGTGCGCGCCGCCTTCGCGCCCCACGAGATCTGCTCCAGCGGCGTCTGGTGGCTGCACAGCCTGACCTACCCGGTCTCCGAGTCCTACCACCCCACCGCCGCCGGCCAGTCCGGCGGTTACCTGCCGGTGTTCACCGCCGCGGCCGGCTGA
- a CDS encoding GntR family transcriptional regulator — translation MTAFVPDPLTLNRRLPLWYQVSQSLRASILGRPADAPLRLPTEDDLAGHYGVSVLTMRQALKSLEDEGLISRHRRRGTFIEPGARRAAPVRLLGSVDAIVAQQSGQRTTVLGHGRVPVPADLAEYFPGAAEVAVFRRLRHDEGGEATNWAENHVAADLADRVDLADLERWPMTKVLRDRLKVDISRITDTVEARLADPRTAELLGVPLLSPILHYTGVTYDDTGRVVDVARIHYRGDRFAFSVTMEAR, via the coding sequence GTGACCGCCTTCGTCCCCGATCCGCTCACCCTGAACCGCAGGCTTCCGCTGTGGTACCAGGTGTCGCAGTCGCTGCGCGCCTCGATACTGGGGCGCCCGGCCGACGCCCCGCTGCGGCTGCCCACCGAGGACGACCTGGCCGGCCACTACGGGGTCAGCGTGCTCACCATGCGGCAGGCGCTGAAGTCGCTGGAGGACGAGGGGCTGATCAGCCGGCACCGCAGGCGGGGCACGTTCATCGAGCCGGGGGCGCGCCGGGCGGCCCCGGTCCGGCTGCTGGGCTCGGTGGACGCCATCGTGGCCCAGCAGTCCGGACAGCGCACCACCGTGCTCGGCCACGGCCGGGTGCCGGTCCCCGCCGACCTCGCCGAGTACTTCCCGGGCGCCGCCGAGGTGGCCGTCTTCCGCCGGCTGCGCCACGACGAGGGCGGCGAGGCCACCAACTGGGCGGAGAACCACGTCGCCGCCGACCTCGCCGACCGCGTCGACCTGGCCGATCTGGAACGCTGGCCGATGACCAAGGTGCTGCGCGACCGTCTGAAGGTCGACATCAGCCGCATCACCGACACCGTCGAGGCCCGGCTGGCCGACCCGCGCACCGCCGAACTCCTCGGGGTCCCGCTGCTCAGCCCGATCCTCCACTACACCGGCGTCACCTACGACGACACCGGCCGGGTGGTCGACGTGGCCCGGATCCACTACCGCGGGGACCGGTTCGCCTTCTCGGTGACGATGGAAGCCCGTTAG
- a CDS encoding zinc-binding dehydrogenase has translation MVRAAVLPAVGAPLEITEIDLPRPGPGQVRIRLAAAGVCHSDLSLSNGTLRQPVPAVLGHEGAGTVTEVGDGVTTVAPGDRVVLNWAPSCGRCHYCGLGEPWLCANAAAGAAVPYARRADDGTELHAGLGTAVFAEETVVAAGAVLPLPDGVPATEAALLGCAVLTGYGAVHHAARVRPGESVVVFGAGGVGLSVLQAARLAGAGPILAVDVSPHKEGLARAAGATEFVLAGEDTARRIRELTGGHGADVAVECVGRAATIRTAWSSTRRGGRTTVVGIGGKEDRVSFSALELFHFGRTLSGCVYGNSDPAADLPVLAGHVLAGRLDLGAMVTDRIGLAGIPAAFEAMQAGRGGRALVVF, from the coding sequence GTGGTCCGTGCCGCCGTCCTGCCCGCCGTGGGAGCCCCGCTGGAGATCACCGAGATCGACCTGCCCCGGCCGGGCCCCGGCCAGGTGCGCATCCGGCTGGCCGCCGCCGGGGTGTGCCACTCCGACCTGTCGCTGTCCAACGGCACGCTGCGCCAGCCGGTGCCCGCGGTCCTCGGCCACGAGGGGGCGGGCACGGTCACCGAGGTGGGCGACGGGGTCACCACGGTGGCCCCGGGCGACCGCGTGGTGCTCAACTGGGCGCCGTCCTGCGGCCGTTGCCACTACTGCGGGCTCGGTGAGCCGTGGCTGTGCGCCAACGCCGCGGCCGGCGCCGCCGTGCCGTACGCCCGGCGGGCCGACGACGGCACCGAACTCCACGCGGGCCTGGGCACCGCGGTCTTCGCCGAGGAGACCGTGGTGGCCGCCGGCGCCGTGCTGCCGCTGCCGGACGGGGTGCCGGCCACCGAGGCCGCGCTGCTCGGCTGCGCGGTGCTGACCGGGTACGGAGCCGTGCACCACGCGGCGCGGGTGCGGCCGGGGGAGTCGGTCGTGGTCTTCGGGGCCGGCGGCGTGGGGCTGTCGGTGCTCCAGGCGGCACGGCTGGCCGGGGCCGGACCGATCCTCGCGGTGGACGTCTCCCCGCACAAGGAGGGCCTGGCCCGGGCCGCCGGCGCCACCGAATTCGTCCTGGCCGGGGAGGACACCGCGCGGCGGATCCGCGAGCTGACCGGCGGCCACGGCGCCGACGTGGCCGTCGAGTGCGTGGGCCGGGCCGCCACCATCCGTACCGCCTGGTCGTCCACCCGGCGCGGCGGGCGGACCACGGTGGTCGGCATCGGCGGCAAGGAGGACCGGGTCTCCTTCAGCGCGCTGGAGCTGTTCCACTTCGGCCGCACGCTCTCCGGCTGCGTCTACGGCAACAGCGACCCGGCCGCCGATCTGCCGGTGCTCGCCGGACACGTGCTGGCCGGCCGGCTCGACCTGGGCGCGATGGTCACCGACCGCATCGGACTGGCCGGCATCCCCGCGGCGTTCGAGGCGATGCAGGCCGGACGGGGCGGCCGGGCGCTGGTGGTCTTCTGA
- a CDS encoding urea transporter translates to MLRRAAIPRFPFAVRVLRGQAQVTFLPSAVTGAFFSAALFTAGWVPGLYALLGTAVGTATARALGVGRDRLDAGLEGFNACLVAAGCAVLLDGTRPVTAVVAAFGAVVVTVVTAALRTVLAGRGIPTFTTPFCAVATVIALAAPGAHHPAVPPAGPATATFTELWHAFFANVGQIFFLPRWYAGALCLAGIWWADRRAGAAACLGSLTAIGTARLLGSPAAAVGQGLLGYNAVLTAMALYGVFLAADRWSLGYAVTGAVAATGLTPAVTAFLAPYGGHAFTWPFVVTATVFTAAAQAFPRLRPR, encoded by the coding sequence GTGCTGCGACGAGCCGCGATACCCCGATTCCCGTTCGCCGTCCGCGTGTTGCGGGGGCAGGCCCAGGTCACCTTCCTGCCCAGCGCGGTGACCGGTGCCTTCTTCAGCGCGGCGCTCTTCACCGCCGGCTGGGTCCCCGGGCTCTACGCGCTGCTGGGCACCGCCGTCGGCACCGCCACCGCGCGTGCGCTGGGCGTCGGACGCGACCGCCTCGACGCCGGGCTGGAGGGGTTCAACGCCTGCCTGGTGGCGGCCGGTTGCGCGGTGCTGCTGGACGGCACCCGGCCGGTCACCGCGGTGGTGGCGGCCTTCGGCGCGGTGGTGGTCACCGTGGTCACCGCCGCGCTGCGCACCGTGCTGGCGGGTCGGGGGATCCCCACGTTCACCACGCCGTTCTGCGCGGTGGCGACGGTGATCGCGCTGGCCGCCCCCGGGGCGCACCACCCCGCCGTGCCGCCGGCCGGCCCCGCCACGGCCACCTTCACCGAGCTGTGGCACGCCTTCTTCGCCAACGTCGGGCAGATCTTCTTCCTGCCCCGGTGGTACGCCGGCGCGCTCTGCCTGGCGGGGATCTGGTGGGCCGACCGCAGGGCGGGCGCCGCCGCCTGCCTGGGCAGCCTCACCGCGATCGGCACCGCCCGCCTGCTCGGCTCGCCCGCCGCCGCGGTCGGCCAGGGGCTGCTGGGCTACAACGCGGTGCTCACCGCCATGGCGCTGTACGGGGTCTTCCTCGCCGCCGACCGGTGGAGCCTGGGGTACGCGGTGACCGGCGCGGTGGCGGCCACCGGGCTGACCCCGGCGGTCACCGCGTTCCTCGCGCCCTACGGCGGCCACGCGTTCACCTGGCCGTTCGTGGTCACCGCCACGGTGTTCACGGCGGCGGCGCAGGCGTTCCCGCGGCTGCGCCCGAGGTGA
- a CDS encoding DNA polymerase Y family protein: protein MTGTGPHVLHVHFHPADGAPPAEEAYAALLALLGEVTPVVQALPPDAALADVRGSLRYFGRPAAELAALIRVRALARYGVDCTVGVAGNPMLARMAAYDGPPGAVRVLSEDAAEIARFLDRKPVGALPGVGPATARTLCRYGLDSVGRLAAAPLGTLQRILGAAAGRRVHERAHGIDPTPVAPGAPARSVAGERRFDRDELDPGRHREALLSLTEELGLRLRGERQAARSLTLTVRYADRSATVRTRALPEPTGHTTALTAAAYRMYEALGLQRARVRAVGLRAEGLTPAALATRQLTFDPADDKARRIEEAADRARARFGAHVVRPASLRGVA, encoded by the coding sequence ATGACCGGCACCGGACCGCACGTGCTCCATGTGCACTTCCACCCGGCCGACGGCGCCCCGCCCGCCGAGGAGGCGTACGCCGCCCTGCTCGCCCTGCTCGGCGAGGTGACCCCGGTGGTCCAGGCGCTGCCGCCGGACGCGGCCCTCGCCGACGTGCGCGGCAGCCTGCGGTACTTCGGCCGGCCGGCGGCGGAGCTGGCCGCGCTGATCAGGGTGCGGGCGCTGGCCCGGTACGGCGTGGACTGCACCGTCGGGGTGGCCGGCAACCCCATGCTGGCCCGGATGGCCGCCTACGACGGTCCGCCCGGCGCGGTGCGCGTCCTGTCCGAGGACGCGGCGGAGATCGCCCGGTTCCTCGACCGCAAGCCGGTGGGGGCGCTGCCCGGGGTGGGCCCGGCCACCGCGCGCACGCTGTGCCGTTACGGGCTGGACAGCGTGGGCCGCCTCGCCGCGGCCCCGCTCGGCACCCTCCAGCGGATCCTGGGGGCCGCCGCCGGACGGCGGGTGCACGAGCGGGCGCACGGCATCGATCCGACCCCGGTCGCCCCGGGCGCCCCGGCGCGTTCGGTCGCCGGGGAACGCCGCTTCGACCGCGACGAGTTGGACCCGGGACGCCACCGGGAGGCGCTGCTGTCGCTCACCGAGGAGCTGGGGCTGCGGCTGCGCGGGGAACGGCAGGCGGCCCGCTCGCTCACCCTGACCGTGCGGTACGCCGACCGCTCGGCCACCGTCCGTACCCGCGCGCTGCCCGAGCCGACCGGCCATACCACGGCGCTCACCGCGGCGGCGTACCGCATGTACGAGGCGCTCGGGCTGCAACGGGCCCGGGTGCGGGCGGTCGGGCTGCGCGCCGAGGGGCTGACGCCCGCCGCGCTCGCCACCCGGCAGCTCACCTTCGACCCGGCCGACGACAAGGCGCGGCGGATCGAGGAGGCCGCCGACCGGGCGCGGGCCAGGTTCGGCGCCCATGTGGTCCGTCCGGCGTCGCTGCGCGGGGTGGCGTGA
- a CDS encoding aldehyde dehydrogenase family protein — MKAHEGMYIDGRWRPAAGTGVIEVVNPADEQVIATVPAGDARDVDAAVRAARAAFPRWSATDPAERAARISALAAALRARHDEIAATVTAELGSPLAFSEAVSAKLPVTVTESYATLLAGYEFTTRTGNSTVLREPVGVVAAITPWNYPLHQITAKVVPALAAGCTVVLKPAEDTPLVARVFAEAVHEAGFPPGVCNVVTGTGPVAGEALAGHDEVDMVSFTGSTAVGRHLARLAGGAVKRVALELGGKSANVVLPGADLGRAVAVGVANVFANSGQTCSAWTRMLVHADQYDEAVALAVAATAKYVPGDPTVPGTRLGPLVSARQRDRVRGYIAKGVEEGARLVAGGPRPPEGLEKGYYVRPTVFADVTPEMTIAQEEIFGPVLAVMGYRDEEEALAIANGTVYGLAGAVWCADEEKAVAFARRMLTGQVDINGGRFNPLAPFGGYKQSGNGRELGVHGLEEFLQTKSLQF, encoded by the coding sequence GTGAAGGCCCACGAGGGGATGTACATCGACGGGCGGTGGCGGCCGGCCGCCGGCACCGGGGTGATCGAGGTGGTCAACCCCGCCGACGAACAGGTCATCGCCACCGTCCCGGCCGGGGACGCCCGGGACGTGGACGCCGCGGTGCGCGCCGCCCGCGCCGCCTTCCCCCGCTGGTCCGCCACCGACCCGGCCGAACGGGCCGCCCGGATCTCCGCCCTCGCCGCCGCGCTGCGCGCCCGCCACGACGAGATCGCCGCCACCGTCACCGCCGAACTGGGCTCACCGCTCGCCTTCAGCGAGGCGGTCAGCGCCAAGCTGCCGGTGACCGTCACCGAGTCCTACGCCACGCTGCTGGCCGGCTACGAGTTCACCACGCGCACCGGCAACTCCACCGTGCTGCGCGAACCGGTCGGCGTGGTCGCCGCGATCACCCCGTGGAACTACCCGCTGCACCAGATCACCGCCAAGGTGGTCCCCGCGCTCGCCGCCGGATGCACCGTGGTCCTCAAGCCCGCCGAGGACACCCCGCTGGTCGCCCGGGTCTTCGCCGAAGCGGTCCACGAGGCCGGCTTCCCGCCCGGGGTCTGCAACGTGGTCACCGGCACCGGACCCGTCGCCGGCGAGGCGCTCGCCGGACACGACGAGGTCGACATGGTCTCCTTCACCGGCTCCACCGCCGTCGGCCGGCACCTCGCGCGGCTCGCCGGCGGCGCGGTCAAGCGGGTCGCCCTCGAACTGGGCGGCAAGTCGGCCAACGTCGTCCTCCCCGGCGCCGACCTCGGCCGCGCGGTCGCCGTCGGCGTCGCCAACGTCTTCGCCAACTCCGGCCAGACGTGCAGCGCCTGGACCCGCATGCTGGTCCACGCCGACCAGTACGACGAGGCGGTCGCCCTCGCCGTGGCCGCCACCGCCAAGTACGTCCCCGGCGACCCGACGGTGCCCGGCACCCGGCTCGGCCCGCTGGTCAGCGCGCGCCAACGGGACCGGGTACGCGGCTACATCGCCAAGGGCGTCGAGGAGGGCGCCCGCCTGGTGGCCGGCGGCCCGCGGCCCCCCGAGGGCCTGGAGAAGGGCTACTACGTGCGCCCCACCGTCTTCGCCGACGTCACGCCGGAGATGACCATCGCCCAGGAGGAGATCTTCGGCCCGGTGCTGGCGGTCATGGGCTACCGGGACGAGGAGGAGGCGCTGGCCATCGCCAACGGCACGGTGTACGGGCTGGCCGGCGCCGTGTGGTGCGCCGACGAGGAGAAGGCGGTCGCCTTCGCCCGCCGGATGCTCACCGGCCAGGTCGACATCAACGGCGGACGCTTCAACCCGCTGGCCCCGTTCGGCGGTTACAAGCAGTCGGGCAACGGGCGCGAACTCGGCGTCCACGGCCTGGAGGAGTTCCTCCAGACCAAGTCGCTCCAGTTCTGA
- a CDS encoding type ISP restriction/modification enzyme: MSDDVLLLDDVLPWSVERLRLGREWVAGPCGTALKERWEALVRAGDEAERAALFVPTRARDPYRGVAQLPGHPVGTGPIAEERGRAPEPVRVVHAPFDHQWLIPDHRLIDVARPELWRVADDRQLFVVEPSYGPRAEPDPVPTVTALLPSGPWPPGRIRPLYRRPGGLDPNVTPGLADWLAGRWGRPVGAEDLLAWIAAAARPVAGGCAVPLPSSPALLDEGLALGRRTVWLLTRGAAGSGGPGAGRPRLPGGRRPYVRAALPARVPMPDYDPREEALLIGTGRIAPVPCGAWEFEMGGEPVIEAWFARRVERIPRTGWPQGWTSELLELITILALLDELLVERAGFTTRLAAEDHIGRAELRRAGILPVPASARRPASVLDHQEEGPGGQFALL, from the coding sequence GTGAGCGACGACGTGCTCTTGCTCGACGACGTGCTGCCCTGGTCGGTCGAGCGGTTGCGGCTGGGGCGCGAGTGGGTGGCCGGACCGTGCGGCACGGCGCTCAAGGAGCGCTGGGAGGCGCTGGTGCGCGCCGGTGACGAGGCGGAGCGGGCCGCGCTCTTCGTCCCCACCCGGGCGCGTGATCCCTACCGCGGGGTGGCGCAGTTGCCGGGTCATCCGGTGGGCACCGGGCCGATCGCCGAGGAGCGCGGCCGGGCCCCGGAGCCGGTACGGGTGGTGCACGCCCCCTTCGACCACCAGTGGCTCATCCCGGACCACCGGCTGATCGACGTGGCGCGGCCGGAGTTGTGGCGGGTCGCCGACGACCGGCAGCTGTTCGTGGTGGAGCCGTCGTACGGGCCGCGGGCGGAGCCGGATCCGGTGCCGACGGTGACCGCGCTGCTGCCCAGCGGGCCGTGGCCGCCGGGCCGGATCCGTCCGCTCTACCGGCGCCCCGGCGGGCTGGACCCCAACGTCACGCCGGGGCTGGCCGATTGGCTGGCCGGGCGGTGGGGGCGGCCGGTCGGGGCGGAGGACCTGCTGGCGTGGATCGCCGCGGCGGCCCGTCCGGTGGCGGGCGGCTGCGCGGTGCCGTTGCCGTCCTCGCCGGCACTGCTGGACGAGGGGCTGGCGCTGGGCCGGCGGACGGTCTGGCTGCTCACCCGGGGCGCGGCCGGCAGCGGCGGACCCGGCGCGGGGCGCCCCCGGCTGCCCGGCGGACGCCGCCCGTACGTACGCGCCGCGCTGCCCGCGCGGGTCCCGATGCCCGATTACGACCCGCGGGAGGAGGCGCTGCTGATCGGCACCGGCCGGATCGCCCCGGTGCCGTGCGGGGCCTGGGAGTTCGAGATGGGCGGCGAGCCGGTGATCGAGGCGTGGTTCGCCCGCCGGGTGGAACGGATCCCGCGTACCGGGTGGCCGCAGGGGTGGACCTCGGAGCTGCTGGAGCTGATCACGATCCTGGCGCTGCTCGACGAACTCCTGGTGGAGCGGGCCGGGTTCACCACGCGGCTGGCCGCCGAGGACCACATCGGCCGGGCCGAACTGCGCCGCGCCGGGATCCTGCCGGTGCCCGCCTCGGCCCGCCGTCCGGCCTCGGTCCTGGATCACCAGGAGGAAGGCCCGGGAGGCCAGTTCGCGCTGTTGTGA
- a CDS encoding TetR/AcrR family transcriptional regulator — protein sequence MARPRKPLLSRDRIVTAALALVDAEGLAAVSTRRLAAELGVSGPSLYNHFRTKDEILDAVADTVVGQVDLSMFATADGDRPDWPEALLAWGRSYRAALTAHPNIVPFLAQGPGRRPAGLRQADAVFGGMVEAGWPPAHATRIGAMMRYFVAGSALGSFARGFVGDPGVYDPADYPHLGQAHLLPEHQRRVDEGAFEAGLRALVDGLALQYQRLRDGEPVT from the coding sequence ATGGCCCGTCCCCGCAAGCCCCTGCTCAGCCGCGACCGGATCGTCACCGCCGCGCTGGCCCTCGTCGACGCCGAGGGGCTGGCGGCCGTCTCGACCCGCCGGCTCGCGGCCGAACTCGGCGTCAGCGGGCCGTCGTTGTACAACCACTTCCGCACCAAGGACGAGATCCTGGACGCGGTCGCGGACACCGTGGTCGGCCAGGTGGACCTGTCGATGTTCGCCACGGCCGACGGCGACCGGCCCGACTGGCCCGAGGCGCTGCTGGCCTGGGGCCGCTCCTACCGCGCGGCGCTCACCGCGCACCCCAACATCGTGCCGTTCCTCGCCCAGGGCCCCGGGCGCCGTCCGGCGGGGCTGCGCCAGGCCGACGCGGTCTTCGGCGGCATGGTGGAGGCCGGCTGGCCGCCCGCGCACGCCACCCGGATCGGGGCGATGATGCGGTACTTCGTGGCCGGCTCCGCGCTCGGCTCGTTCGCCCGCGGCTTCGTCGGCGACCCCGGGGTGTACGACCCGGCCGACTACCCGCACCTGGGCCAGGCCCATCTGCTCCCCGAGCACCAGCGCCGGGTGGACGAGGGCGCCTTCGAGGCGGGGCTGCGGGCGCTGGTCGACGGGCTGGCGCTCCAGTACCAGCGGCTGCGCGACGGCGAACCGGTGACCTGA
- a CDS encoding esterase/lipase family protein, with translation MKLPWNRSPAPRSPLALLAALVCAATLAATPTAADAATPSSGWNDYSCTPSAAHPDPVVLVHGTFGNGTDNWLALAPYLAERGYCVFSFDYGQLPGVPVFDGLGPIADSARQLSDEVDKVLAATGAAKVDIVGHSQGGMMPRYYLKFLGGAPKVNAYVGIAPDNHGTTLDGLTKLLPYFPGAAEVIDKTLPPGLTDQIAGSPFITRLNAGGDTVPGVHYTVIATRYDEVVTPVSSQFLSGPDVHNVLLQDLCPVDVSEHVTIGLTDRVAYHEVGNALDPAHATPTSCADAL, from the coding sequence ATGAAGCTGCCCTGGAACCGCTCTCCCGCCCCCCGCAGCCCACTCGCCCTGCTGGCCGCCCTGGTATGCGCGGCGACGCTCGCGGCCACCCCCACGGCCGCCGACGCCGCCACCCCCAGCAGCGGCTGGAACGACTACTCCTGCACCCCGTCGGCCGCCCACCCCGACCCCGTGGTCCTCGTCCACGGCACCTTCGGCAACGGCACCGACAACTGGCTCGCCCTGGCGCCCTACCTGGCCGAGCGCGGCTACTGCGTCTTCTCCTTCGACTACGGCCAACTGCCCGGCGTCCCGGTCTTCGACGGTCTCGGCCCGATCGCCGACTCCGCCCGGCAGCTGTCCGACGAGGTCGACAAGGTCCTCGCGGCCACCGGCGCCGCCAAGGTCGACATCGTCGGCCACAGCCAGGGCGGCATGATGCCCCGCTACTACCTGAAGTTCCTCGGCGGCGCCCCCAAGGTGAACGCCTACGTCGGGATCGCCCCCGACAACCACGGCACCACCCTGGACGGCCTCACCAAGCTGCTGCCGTACTTCCCCGGCGCCGCCGAGGTGATCGACAAGACCCTGCCGCCCGGCCTGACCGACCAGATCGCCGGCTCGCCGTTCATCACCAGGCTCAACGCGGGCGGCGACACCGTCCCCGGCGTCCACTACACCGTGATCGCCACCCGCTACGACGAGGTGGTCACCCCGGTCTCCTCGCAGTTCCTCTCCGGCCCGGACGTGCACAACGTGCTCCTCCAGGACCTGTGTCCGGTCGACGTCTCCGAGCATGTGACCATCGGACTGACCGACCGCGTCGCCTACCACGAGGTCGGCAACGCCCTCGACCCCGCCCACGCCACCCCGACCAGCTGCGCCGACGCGCTCTGA